From the genome of Helicobacter colisuis, one region includes:
- a CDS encoding TOBE domain-containing protein encodes MEVEGRIWVKENGKNFIGHGKVELLERIHKSGSISKAAKEMRMSYKAAWDCIDAMNKLSQEPIVISALGGKNGGGTSVTPKGLEIIKAFRQMENIYEELLKMFEQDLQAWNSLKIKEAFSLQKQLQTTRRPMIKTSARNQFFGKISHIKLGSVNAEVTLQAGELNIISIITLEALREMNLKVGDSCYALIKANWIVVFNEQPKGSMRNCIKGEIANLIKGEVNTQIQIKHGDTYLSAIITKESCDELELTLGKEVWFGFKANHVILGI; translated from the coding sequence ATGGAAGTTGAAGGTAGGATCTGGGTCAAGGAAAATGGTAAAAATTTCATAGGGCACGGAAAGGTAGAACTTTTAGAAAGAATCCATAAAAGTGGTTCAATCTCAAAGGCGGCTAAAGAAATGAGAATGAGCTATAAAGCCGCTTGGGATTGCATTGATGCAATGAATAAACTCTCCCAAGAACCCATTGTGATTTCTGCACTTGGCGGTAAAAATGGGGGTGGCACAAGCGTTACCCCAAAGGGCTTAGAAATCATTAAAGCCTTTAGGCAAATGGAAAATATTTATGAAGAACTTCTAAAAATGTTTGAACAAGATTTGCAAGCTTGGAATAGCTTAAAAATTAAAGAAGCTTTTAGCTTACAAAAACAACTACAAACAACGAGGAGACCTATGATTAAAACAAGTGCAAGGAATCAATTTTTTGGAAAAATCAGTCATATAAAACTAGGTAGCGTTAATGCAGAAGTAACGCTTCAAGCAGGGGAATTAAATATTATTAGCATAATCACTTTAGAAGCTTTGAGAGAAATGAATTTAAAGGTGGGCGATTCTTGCTATGCACTTATTAAAGCTAATTGGATTGTGGTTTTTAATGAGCAACCTAAAGGTTCTATGAGAAATTGCATTAAAGGGGAAATAGCTAATCTAATCAAAGGAGAAGTTAATACGCAAATACAAATCAAACACGGCGACACTTATTTAAGTGCAATCATCACAAAAGAATCTTGCGATGAGTTAGAACTGACTTTAGGCAAAGAGGTATGGTTTGGATTCAAAGCAAATCATGTTATTTTGGGAATTTAA
- the modA gene encoding molybdate ABC transporter substrate-binding protein, translating to MLKGFKKIVFMGALLLFGAQFANAEQIRVLGAASLKYVLEDIKNEFLKNRPNDKIEISYTSSGKAYAQIKNGAPIHLFVAADVSYPAKLYAEKLAPQKEEIYAKGKLVLWSNNSNFKITKFTDILNPKILHIAIPNPKVAPYGRASMEALEATGILQKIQDKLVMGESIGTATTYVESQNAEVGFTALSMLGENGIHTPTMSFITIDEKLYKPISQALVIPNYGKDSKLAQAFKEYILSQPAKDKFIQFGYAVE from the coding sequence ATGTTAAAAGGATTTAAAAAAATAGTATTTATGGGGGCTTTATTGTTGTTTGGCGCACAATTTGCCAACGCAGAACAAATTAGAGTTTTAGGGGCTGCTTCACTTAAATATGTGTTAGAGGATATTAAAAATGAATTTTTAAAAAATCGCCCAAATGACAAAATAGAAATTTCCTATACTTCTAGTGGAAAGGCTTATGCGCAAATCAAAAATGGTGCGCCCATTCATCTCTTTGTGGCAGCTGATGTGAGCTATCCCGCCAAACTCTATGCTGAGAAACTTGCTCCACAAAAAGAAGAAATTTATGCCAAAGGAAAACTTGTCTTATGGAGTAATAATTCAAATTTCAAAATTACAAAATTCACAGATATTCTAAATCCAAAAATCCTACACATTGCTATCCCAAATCCCAAAGTAGCCCCTTATGGTAGAGCAAGTATGGAAGCACTAGAGGCTACAGGAATATTACAGAAGATACAAGACAAGCTTGTAATGGGAGAGAGTATTGGAACTGCCACTACCTATGTAGAATCACAAAATGCTGAAGTGGGATTCACCGCCTTATCTATGCTTGGGGAAAATGGAATCCACACTCCAACAATGAGCTTTATTACAATTGATGAAAAGCTTTATAAGCCCATTAGTCAAGCCCTGGTTATCCCAAATTATGGAAAAGATTCTAAACTCGCCCAAGCTTTTAAAGAGTATATCTTAAGCCAACCCGCTAAAGATAAATTTATACAATTTGGATATGCCGTTGAATAA
- a CDS encoding molybdate ABC transporter gives MPLNNLNGTLKAIYSSNGISRLVLQSQDKELSLLLLEELSQDLLGKKLEINFKETNVILAFKLEGAKNTFCSKILEIQSDALFARISLEFSSAKYGIIQALTDLEFVSKNCLKIGSEVYWHIPENEIMLLGIS, from the coding sequence ATGCCGTTGAATAATCTCAATGGCACTCTAAAAGCAATTTATTCTAGCAATGGCATATCAAGATTAGTTTTACAAAGTCAAGACAAAGAATTATCGCTTTTGTTGTTAGAAGAATTATCACAAGATCTTTTGGGTAAAAAGCTAGAGATTAATTTCAAAGAAACCAATGTCATTCTAGCATTCAAACTAGAGGGAGCAAAAAATACCTTTTGCTCTAAAATTTTAGAAATCCAAAGCGATGCTCTTTTTGCGCGGATTTCTCTGGAGTTTTCATCGGCAAAATATGGGATTATTCAGGCACTTACAGATTTAGAATTTGTCTCAAAAAATTGCTTAAAAATCGGTAGTGAAGTTTATTGGCATATCCCAGAAAATGAAATTATGTTGCTAGGAATATCCTAA
- the modB gene encoding molybdate ABC transporter permease subunit translates to MDFAQTMILTFKVSLITTFLLLLISIPIAYFLAFSKSKIIPFLEAIVSMPLVLPPSVLGFYLLVFFSPQNTFGKFLLETFNLKLVFSFEGLIVASILFTLPFMVNPIQTGFSSIPKSLYEAALSLGKNRLEILYRVLLPNMKNSIIIGAVVSFAHTIGEFGVVMMIGGNIAGETRLASIAIYDEVEALNYALAHQYALSLFVITFCILLFTFYLNKKHTR, encoded by the coding sequence ATGGATTTCGCACAAACTATGATTCTAACCTTTAAGGTTTCGCTAATCACAACTTTTTTGCTTTTATTAATCTCAATTCCCATTGCCTATTTTCTTGCCTTTAGTAAAAGCAAAATCATACCTTTCTTGGAAGCCATTGTTTCTATGCCCTTAGTGCTTCCTCCAAGTGTGCTTGGATTTTATTTACTTGTTTTTTTTAGCCCACAAAATACCTTTGGAAAGTTTTTATTAGAAACCTTTAATCTCAAGCTTGTTTTTAGCTTTGAGGGCTTAATTGTTGCTTCGATTCTCTTTACTTTACCTTTTATGGTAAATCCAATCCAAACAGGCTTTTCTAGTATTCCAAAATCACTCTATGAAGCCGCGCTAAGCCTTGGTAAGAATCGCCTTGAAATCCTCTATCGCGTTTTACTGCCAAATATGAAAAATTCTATTATAATTGGAGCTGTGGTCTCCTTTGCGCATACCATTGGAGAATTTGGTGTTGTAATGATGATAGGGGGAAATATTGCAGGAGAAACGCGCCTAGCAAGTATCGCCATCTATGATGAAGTTGAGGCGCTTAACTATGCCTTAGCGCATCAATACGCATTAAGCCTTTTTGTCATTACTTTTTGCATCTTGCTTTTTACATTTTATCTTAACAAAAAGCACACACGATGA
- a CDS encoding sulfate/molybdate ABC transporter ATP-binding protein, translated as MIYLDFCKKLHSTQGELLLKVQCEFKMQDLITLFGKSGAGKTTILRILCGLTTPDSGIIKVQDEIWFSSKDKINLPPQKRKVGFVFQDYALFPNMSVSENLLFALPKGGDKKRIDFLLEITELQNLKNFKPSMLSGGQQQRVALARALVRDPKILLLDEPFSALDSAMAQKLQEELLGIHRQLNLTTFLVSHNFGEVFFLSQYVVYLENGIISKQGSPSKVFLNQIPSGKFRHSGTILEIKPSGLVCIISILAGNEVTKIIISNQESKEFKVGDFVIISSKAWNPTLTKI; from the coding sequence ATGATTTACTTAGATTTTTGCAAAAAACTACACAGCACTCAAGGTGAGCTACTCTTAAAAGTGCAATGCGAATTTAAAATGCAAGATTTAATCACACTTTTTGGGAAAAGCGGAGCGGGTAAAACCACTATATTACGAATCTTATGCGGTCTTACTACTCCAGATAGCGGAATAATTAAAGTGCAAGATGAGATTTGGTTTAGCTCTAAAGACAAAATCAATCTTCCCCCACAAAAACGAAAAGTTGGCTTTGTTTTTCAAGATTACGCCCTTTTCCCCAATATGAGCGTCTCTGAAAATCTCCTTTTTGCCTTGCCAAAGGGTGGAGATAAAAAACGCATTGACTTTTTGCTAGAAATCACCGAATTACAAAACCTAAAAAACTTTAAACCCTCTATGTTAAGTGGCGGACAACAACAGCGTGTCGCTCTTGCAAGGGCTTTGGTAAGGGATCCAAAAATACTTCTTTTAGATGAACCATTTTCTGCGCTTGATTCAGCAATGGCTCAAAAACTCCAAGAAGAGCTTTTAGGAATTCACCGACAATTAAACCTAACAACCTTTCTTGTTAGCCACAATTTTGGAGAAGTATTTTTTCTCTCTCAATATGTCGTGTATTTAGAAAATGGAATCATTAGCAAACAAGGTAGCCCAAGCAAAGTATTTCTAAACCAAATTCCAAGCGGAAAATTCCGCCATAGCGGAACCATTTTAGAGATCAAGCCAAGCGGACTTGTGTGTATCATAAGTATTCTAGCTGGGAATGAAGTTACCAAAATTATCATCTCCAACCAAGAATCCAAAGAATTCAAAGTAGGAGATTTTGTGATTATTAGCTCTAAAGCGTGGAATCCAACCCTTACTAAAATATAA
- a CDS encoding ABC transporter permease: protein MILNAFFLAFRQIKRNFLRAILTMLGVIIGVGAVIIMITLGNGTTQVITERMSSLGSNILLIFPARDQTPGKGGRKQFMLQDVEELKLQVGYLTRAIAPLSSAGVLAQFRQSNTQTQAQGINAEYFIATDWGIAEGRKFSKEEYRAGSNVCMIGESVRKNLFGESKTNPLGSRIRLGNIVCDCIGVLKSKGQGAMGNDQDDVILLPLKTYQRSILKSDSLYNISRLMISLKDDVDSTAAVGLITEALRGIRNIREGQKNDFEIMDTKQIIEMMKSTTANLTLFLGAIAGVSLIVGGIGIMNIMLVSVTERTKEIGTRLAIGALESEVLLQFLIESVTLSSLGGFIGIILAFFGSLGICHLMNIPFHFDYGVAMIAFLFSAFIGILFGYLPARRASRLNPIDALRHE, encoded by the coding sequence ATGATTCTTAATGCATTTTTTTTAGCTTTTAGGCAGATTAAAAGGAATTTTTTGCGCGCAATTCTAACAATGCTTGGGGTGATTATTGGAGTGGGAGCAGTGATTATTATGATTACGCTTGGAAATGGCACAACTCAAGTTATTACAGAGAGAATGAGTAGTCTTGGAAGCAATATATTGCTTATTTTTCCAGCGCGAGATCAAACACCCGGTAAAGGTGGGCGAAAGCAGTTTATGCTTCAAGATGTTGAAGAATTAAAATTGCAAGTTGGGTATTTGACGCGCGCTATTGCTCCGCTATCTTCGGCAGGTGTTTTGGCGCAATTTCGCCAAAGCAACACGCAAACCCAAGCACAAGGAATCAATGCAGAATATTTTATAGCCACAGATTGGGGAATTGCAGAAGGCAGGAAGTTTAGCAAGGAAGAATACCGCGCAGGTAGCAATGTTTGTATGATTGGTGAGAGCGTTAGAAAAAATCTCTTTGGTGAAAGCAAGACTAATCCGCTTGGATCGCGTATTAGGCTTGGAAATATTGTGTGTGATTGCATTGGGGTTTTAAAAAGTAAAGGGCAGGGCGCTATGGGCAATGATCAAGATGATGTGATTTTGCTTCCTCTTAAGACTTACCAGCGCAGTATTTTAAAATCCGATTCGCTTTATAATATTAGTCGCCTTATGATTTCGCTAAAAGACGATGTGGATTCTACTGCTGCAGTTGGATTGATTACAGAAGCATTAAGGGGAATTAGAAACATTAGAGAAGGGCAGAAAAATGATTTTGAGATTATGGATACTAAGCAGATTATTGAAATGATGAAAAGCACAACAGCTAATCTTACATTATTCTTGGGTGCTATTGCAGGTGTTAGTTTGATTGTTGGGGGGATTGGTATTATGAATATTATGTTAGTCTCTGTAACAGAACGCACCAAAGAGATTGGGACAAGATTAGCCATTGGAGCCTTAGAGAGCGAGGTGTTGTTGCAGTTTTTAATTGAATCAGTAACGCTAAGTTCGTTAGGTGGATTTATTGGAATTATCCTAGCCTTTTTTGGTTCGCTTGGAATTTGTCATTTAATGAATATTCCATTTCATTTTGATTATGGCGTGGCTATGATTGCCTTTTTATTTTCGGCATTTATTGGTATTTTGTTTGGTTATCTCCCTGCTAGAAGAGCTTCAAGGCTTAATCCTATTGATGCGTTGAGACACGAGTAA
- a CDS encoding ABC transporter ATP-binding protein: MSFITLRDIHKSYGKPPNVFEALRGVNLEISQGEFVALMGPSGSGKSTMANILGCLDSPSSGIYDFCGVNVCGLTLKQKAILRRHYIGFIFQGFNLLPRTTALENVELPLLYRQVPKKERIRLSMEALEMVGLEKWCHHSSNELSGGQQQRVAIARAIASKPLFLLADEPTGNLDTKRSVEIMEILSRLNTMAQITILMVTHELDMAKYATREIVFLDGQVQSDSKESSKNSDLNKLHSKEA, encoded by the coding sequence ATGAGTTTTATTACCCTAAGAGATATTCATAAAAGCTATGGCAAGCCACCTAATGTTTTTGAAGCTTTGCGTGGTGTGAATCTAGAAATTTCTCAAGGTGAATTTGTGGCTTTGATGGGTCCTAGTGGTAGTGGAAAATCCACTATGGCAAATATTTTGGGTTGTCTTGATAGTCCAAGTAGTGGAATCTATGATTTTTGCGGAGTTAATGTATGTGGATTAACACTCAAGCAAAAAGCAATTTTAAGGAGACATTATATTGGTTTTATTTTTCAGGGCTTTAATCTATTGCCACGTACTACAGCTTTGGAAAATGTAGAATTACCCTTACTTTATCGTCAAGTTCCCAAAAAAGAGCGCATAAGATTATCTATGGAGGCTTTAGAGATGGTGGGTTTGGAGAAATGGTGCCACCATAGTAGCAATGAATTAAGTGGTGGTCAGCAACAGCGCGTTGCAATTGCAAGAGCAATTGCTTCCAAACCACTTTTTTTGTTAGCTGATGAGCCAACAGGTAATTTAGATACCAAAAGAAGTGTGGAAATTATGGAGATTCTATCGCGCTTAAATACTATGGCTCAAATTACAATTTTAATGGTAACTCACGAGCTAGATATGGCAAAATATGCTACGCGTGAAATTGTATTTTTAGATGGGCAAGTGCAATCTGATTCTAAAGAAAGTTCTAAAAATAGTGATTTAAACAAATTGCATTCAAAGGAAGCTTGA
- a CDS encoding efflux RND transporter periplasmic adaptor subunit, with protein MTSTQSILNTINPKKNYKKIFLVWGIISVVVAILIALIYWWNTREPSISYQTQKAFIGDISSTISANGTLSPTNEISIGSVISGIVLEVLVDVNDKVKKGQILAKIDSESIEQDLYRYQAQLESAKAQLKSAQVTLQEKQWQYKQYRNLYQKTKGKTPSILELETAKTAYNEALSNVEIRKASIKEIETSIRSTQVDLRNSKITSPIDGVVLQRSIEVGQSVAASFQAPEFFIIAESLEEMELNASISEADIGKVKVGQSVEFSVDSYPAKTFKAKVDRVNYGASNTSSSTASSSTTTTSSGIVSYEARIYVSNKDLLLRPGMSATADIEVASAKNALLVPSSALYFTPKIQEVTPKKSPFNPFVQMRPKHQRQVAANNERKTIGSVWILENGTPKKIEVETGISDGQSTQILGDSIKPDMLVIVGQKQGK; from the coding sequence ATGACAAGCACACAAAGCATTTTAAACACCATTAACCCTAAAAAAAATTATAAAAAAATCTTTTTAGTTTGGGGGATTATTAGCGTCGTAGTGGCAATTTTAATAGCACTAATTTATTGGTGGAATACAAGGGAGCCAAGTATAAGCTATCAAACGCAAAAGGCTTTTATAGGCGATATTTCAAGCACTATTAGTGCTAATGGCACACTCTCGCCAACTAATGAAATCTCTATTGGTTCGGTTATTTCAGGAATTGTGCTTGAAGTGTTGGTTGATGTGAATGATAAAGTAAAAAAGGGTCAGATTCTAGCTAAGATTGATTCAGAGAGCATTGAGCAAGATCTTTATCGCTATCAAGCGCAGCTAGAGAGCGCTAAAGCTCAACTAAAAAGTGCGCAAGTAACGCTACAAGAGAAACAATGGCAATATAAGCAGTATCGAAATTTATACCAAAAAACCAAAGGCAAAACCCCTTCAATTTTGGAGTTAGAAACAGCAAAAACTGCTTACAATGAAGCTTTAAGTAATGTAGAGATTAGGAAAGCAAGTATTAAGGAGATTGAGACTTCTATTCGTTCTACCCAAGTGGATTTGCGAAATTCAAAAATTACAAGCCCCATAGATGGAGTAGTTTTGCAGCGTTCCATTGAGGTAGGACAGAGTGTGGCAGCTAGTTTTCAAGCACCAGAGTTTTTTATCATTGCAGAGAGTTTGGAAGAAATGGAGCTTAATGCAAGTATTTCTGAAGCAGATATTGGCAAAGTGAAAGTGGGGCAAAGTGTTGAGTTTAGTGTGGATTCCTACCCTGCTAAAACTTTTAAGGCAAAAGTAGATAGAGTGAATTATGGGGCTTCAAATACTTCAAGCTCCACTGCTTCGAGTTCAACTACTACGACAAGTAGTGGGATTGTAAGCTATGAAGCAAGAATCTATGTAAGTAATAAGGATTTGCTTTTGCGCCCAGGAATGAGTGCTACAGCTGATATTGAAGTAGCAAGTGCGAAAAATGCGCTTTTAGTTCCCTCTAGCGCATTGTATTTTACTCCCAAAATACAAGAAGTTACTCCTAAAAAATCCCCCTTTAATCCATTTGTTCAAATGCGTCCTAAGCACCAAAGACAAGTTGCAGCTAATAATGAAAGAAAAACAATAGGATCTGTATGGATTTTAGAAAATGGAACACCTAAAAAAATAGAAGTAGAAACAGGGATTAGCGATGGACAAAGCACACAGATTTTAGGCGATTCTATTAAGCCAGATATGTTGGTGATTGTCGGACAAAAGCAGGGTAAATAA
- a CDS encoding TolC family protein, with amino-acid sequence MSRIVTIIFSFIVFCGCATQVPNHRELTQKIPQNFANQKIIEQIAFAMPSSTILSPKEQMQILFADEVLWGLIEIAIKQNMDLQIAQTRILQARSQLKSAWGEMFPQVNANLKVNDSHTRGSSVKNGAVVETSNQNTQIQATLSWEVDLFGRLSATKNAKESLYYKSLEDLSNAQIILLGDVANLYFTLREMSLNILLTQENILYYQDILELTRLKVENGLLDTTELFDAQDMLTNEQNILEQLKSKQEETKNALLVLLDVKNLGFNLLGDYVFVLPSAFALNTIPADVLLFRPDIKAAIQSLYAQVYNKENAKASLFPILSLSANLSDVLGSSQGEAGNLAWSLAAGLTAPILNRTQLTQNYFLQDAILQESYLTLQKTLNTALAEVENAIFNTQSSQLQVQNNTQRLQNAKSYYEFSANRRSIGLIDELEYLTNKTSLNNSQKNLNTSKNTHLQALVTLFKAFGGNLYLTKEAQ; translated from the coding sequence TTGTCTAGGATTGTTACTATCATTTTTAGTTTTATTGTTTTTTGTGGGTGTGCAACCCAAGTGCCAAATCATCGAGAACTCACGCAAAAGATTCCTCAAAATTTTGCTAATCAAAAAATTATCGAGCAAATTGCATTTGCTATGCCAAGTAGCACGATTCTATCACCCAAAGAACAAATGCAAATTTTATTTGCAGATGAAGTTTTATGGGGGTTAATAGAAATTGCAATTAAGCAAAATATGGATTTACAGATCGCGCAAACAAGAATACTACAAGCTAGAAGTCAGCTAAAGAGTGCGTGGGGCGAAATGTTTCCACAAGTGAATGCAAATTTGAAAGTGAATGATAGCCATACGCGAGGAAGTTCTGTGAAAAATGGTGCAGTGGTAGAGACTTCAAATCAAAACACACAGATTCAAGCTACACTTTCTTGGGAAGTGGATTTATTTGGACGTTTGAGTGCTACTAAAAATGCCAAAGAATCATTGTATTATAAGAGTTTGGAGGATTTGTCTAATGCACAAATTATCTTGTTAGGCGATGTGGCAAATCTTTATTTTACGCTAAGGGAAATGTCTTTAAATATTCTGCTAACGCAAGAAAATATTTTGTATTATCAAGATATATTGGAACTCACACGTCTTAAAGTTGAAAATGGTTTGCTTGACACCACAGAGCTATTTGATGCGCAAGATATGCTTACAAATGAACAAAATATCCTTGAGCAACTCAAAAGCAAACAAGAGGAAACCAAAAATGCACTTTTGGTGTTATTAGATGTCAAGAATCTTGGTTTTAATTTGCTTGGAGATTATGTTTTTGTTTTGCCCAGCGCTTTTGCTCTAAATACGATTCCAGCGGATGTTTTACTCTTTCGTCCTGATATTAAAGCTGCTATTCAAAGCCTTTATGCGCAAGTTTATAATAAAGAAAATGCCAAGGCAAGTTTATTTCCCATTTTATCTTTGAGCGCAAATTTGAGCGATGTTTTAGGATCTTCACAGGGTGAAGCAGGGAATTTGGCTTGGAGCTTGGCAGCAGGGCTTACAGCTCCGATTCTAAACCGCACACAATTAACGCAAAATTATTTTTTGCAAGATGCAATACTTCAAGAATCTTACCTAACCTTGCAGAAAACTCTCAATACCGCACTTGCCGAAGTTGAAAATGCGATTTTTAACACCCAAAGTTCTCAATTACAAGTTCAAAATAACACCCAAAGACTCCAAAATGCAAAAAGCTATTATGAGTTTTCTGCTAATAGGCGTTCTATAGGCTTGATTGATGAGCTAGAATATTTGACTAACAAGACTTCTTTAAATAATTCTCAAAAAAATCTTAATACTTCTAAAAATACGCACTTACAGGCTTTGGTTACTCTCTTTAAAGCATTTGGCGGGAATCTCTATTTAACAAAGGAAGCGCAATGA
- the glnA gene encoding type I glutamate--ammonia ligase, which produces MQRPQIDKQAIAQFFKECKENEVEFIDFRFTDIKGIWHHLSFSASTIDESSFEGIPFDGSSIPAWQPVDKSDMILIPDPVRYFIDPFTADTTMVVFCDVWDIYKNQPYEKCPRSIVKRAMQYLKETGIGDVAYYGPENEFFVFDSIKIKDSVNCQYYEIDTEEGEWNRDKEFEGVNMGHRPGTKGGYFPVAPVDTMVDIRAEMVKVLNQVGLETFVVHHEVAQGQGEIGVKFGDMLEAADNVQKLKYVVKMVAHLNGKTATFMPKPLYNDNGSGMHTHISIWKEGRNLFAGNAYEGLSEMALHFLGGVLNHARGLAAFTNASTNSYKRLIPGFEAPSILTYSAQNRSASIRIPYNSGEKAKRMEFRFPDSSSNPYLAFASLLMAGIDGIQKQSDPGKPMEVNLFELTLDEIREKGIKQLPHTLRHAVEEMLLDRNYLKEGGVFSEEFIQTYKKYKFETEIWPWEGRPHPFEFLTTYSC; this is translated from the coding sequence ATGCAACGACCACAAATCGACAAGCAAGCCATAGCGCAGTTCTTTAAAGAATGCAAAGAAAATGAAGTTGAATTTATTGATTTCCGTTTTACCGATATTAAGGGAATTTGGCACCATCTCTCATTTAGTGCAAGCACAATTGATGAGAGTAGCTTTGAGGGTATTCCTTTTGATGGCAGTTCTATCCCAGCATGGCAACCTGTAGATAAATCCGATATGATTCTTATCCCTGATCCTGTGCGATATTTTATCGATCCATTTACCGCTGATACTACAATGGTAGTGTTTTGTGATGTATGGGACATTTACAAAAATCAACCCTATGAAAAATGCCCCAGAAGCATTGTAAAACGAGCGATGCAATACCTCAAAGAAACCGGAATTGGTGATGTGGCTTATTATGGACCAGAAAATGAGTTTTTTGTTTTTGATTCCATTAAGATAAAAGATTCTGTCAATTGTCAATATTATGAAATTGACACAGAAGAGGGCGAGTGGAATCGAGATAAGGAATTCGAGGGTGTTAATATGGGACATCGCCCTGGAACTAAAGGAGGATACTTCCCTGTAGCACCTGTAGATACTATGGTAGATATTCGCGCTGAAATGGTAAAAGTGCTCAATCAAGTGGGCTTAGAAACTTTTGTAGTGCATCACGAAGTTGCCCAAGGACAAGGTGAAATTGGAGTTAAATTTGGTGATATGCTTGAAGCTGCTGATAATGTCCAAAAGCTTAAATATGTTGTCAAAATGGTCGCTCACCTAAATGGCAAAACAGCAACCTTTATGCCAAAACCACTTTATAATGACAATGGTAGCGGAATGCACACACACATTAGCATTTGGAAAGAAGGCAGAAATCTCTTTGCAGGGAATGCTTATGAAGGTTTGAGTGAAATGGCACTACATTTCTTAGGTGGAGTATTAAACCACGCACGCGGATTAGCTGCTTTTACCAACGCAAGCACTAACTCTTATAAACGCTTAATACCTGGTTTTGAAGCACCATCAATTCTTACTTATTCTGCACAAAACCGCAGTGCGAGCATAAGAATCCCTTACAATAGTGGAGAAAAAGCAAAGCGAATGGAATTTAGATTCCCTGATAGCTCTAGCAATCCTTACCTTGCTTTTGCTTCCCTACTTATGGCAGGAATCGATGGAATCCAAAAGCAAAGTGATCCAGGAAAACCTATGGAAGTAAATCTTTTTGAACTCACACTTGATGAAATCCGCGAAAAAGGTATCAAACAACTTCCACACACTTTACGCCACGCTGTTGAAGAAATGTTGCTAGATAGAAATTATCTAAAAGAGGGCGGAGTCTTTAGTGAAGAGTTTATCCAAACCTATAAAAAATACAAATTTGAAACAGAAATTTGGCCATGGGAAGGACGACCGCACCCATTTGAATTTCTAACAACTTATAGTTGCTAA
- a CDS encoding YaaA family protein — protein sequence MWFLFSPSEKKHLHHTTEIPSIEGFYKNFLAQNLQEILQQYTHYLKTSNESSLQKLFGTKQIILDELALAQNLFTSPLVDSILRYNGVAYNALDFKTLNKKSQNYLNEKVLIFSNLFGILRANDKIPYYDLKQGEGFLGFETKKFYHDNQEIFLHFLKKDKEVLDLRAGFYQKCLELPKDFLIYEPLFIKNGKVISHYAKHYRGILLRECAKNTLASLEDLENMEIQGLKLLEIQTKPYKKSQKIFLTYEVKNA from the coding sequence ATGTGGTTTTTATTTTCTCCTAGTGAAAAAAAACACCTTCATCATACCACTGAAATCCCAAGCATAGAGGGATTTTATAAAAATTTTTTAGCACAAAATCTCCAAGAAATTTTACAGCAATATACCCACTATCTTAAAACTAGTAACGAATCCTCACTGCAAAAGCTTTTTGGCACCAAACAAATTATCCTAGATGAACTTGCTCTAGCGCAGAATCTTTTTACATCACCACTTGTTGATTCTATCCTGCGCTATAATGGCGTTGCCTACAATGCCTTAGATTTCAAAACTTTGAATAAAAAATCCCAAAATTATCTCAATGAGAAAGTTTTAATTTTTTCTAATCTTTTTGGGATTTTAAGGGCTAATGATAAGATTCCGTACTATGATTTAAAACAGGGTGAAGGATTTTTGGGATTTGAAACTAAAAAATTCTATCACGATAATCAAGAAATCTTTTTACATTTTCTCAAAAAAGACAAAGAAGTGCTAGATTTACGCGCCGGATTTTATCAAAAATGCTTAGAATTGCCCAAAGATTTCTTAATTTATGAGCCACTTTTTATTAAAAATGGTAAAGTAATTAGCCACTATGCTAAACATTATCGCGGAATCTTGCTAAGAGAGTGTGCTAAAAACACCCTTGCTTCTCTTGAAGATTTGGAAAATATGGAGATTCAAGGACTAAAATTGCTAGAGATTCAAACAAAACCTTACAAAAAAAGTCAAAAAATCTTTTTAACCTATGAAGTAAAAAATGCTTGA